DNA sequence from the Corynebacterium freneyi genome:
AACCCGCCGCCGGCGAGCACGAGGGCCCCCAACACCGCGCCCACGACGGTCCGCGCCGTACGACGCCCGCCGTCAACGCCGTCGGCCGCCGAAATGACTGCGGGCTTCCTGGCGATGATGTTGTCAGAGTCGTTGTCCGACATGCGTCCTCCCTGGTTCTCGCGCCGGCGGGGTGGGGTCGTCACCCCACTTGAGCACGCTCCAGCTTACGCCAAAACCAATAACGGAAGAAACGCAAGTGACGGATGTGACCAACGAAAGCCCTCCCCCGAGCGCACGAAACACCTCCGGCGATCGGGGAAGGGCGGCCGTCGTCAAGCAAAAACGGCTAATCCTTCTCCCAGTACTCCCGCTCGCGGCGCAGCTCCACCGGAGCCTCCGGATCGGTCTCCGCCTCCGGACGCGCCAACTCACTGTTGCGCAACTCGACGCGACGGATCTTGCCCGACGCCGTCTTCGGCAGATCGTCCGAGAACTCCAGACGACGCACGCGCTTGAAACCGGCCAGACGCTCGGCGGTGTGCGCCATGATCGACTTCGCCGTCTCCAGGTTCTCCTCCGCGCCCGCGGCCAGGCGGACCACGCCCTTCGGCACCGCCAACCGCAGCGGATCCGGCGACGGAATCACCGCCGCCTCGGCCACCGCCGGATGCTCCAACAGCACCGACTCCAACTCGAACGGCGAAATCCGGTAGTCCGACGCCTTGAACACGTCGTCGATGCGCCCCTCGAACGTGATGTAGCCGTCCTCGTCACGGATGCCCCGGTCACCCGTGTGATAGTGCCCGCCGAACATCACCGCGCCCGTCTTGTCGGCGTCCTCGTGGTAGCCCGGCGTCAGGAACAGCGGATGGCCGTCCATGACCACGCAAATCTCGCCGTCATCGACGAGCTCGCCGGTCTCCGGGTCGACCAGCACGATGTCGACGCCCGGACAGGGCCGCCCCATCGACCCCGGACGCACCGCCTGGCCCGGCGAGTTGCACACCAGCGCCGTCGTCTCCGTCTGCCCGTACCCGTCGCGGATGGTCACGCCCCAGTCCCGCTCCACGCGGGCGATGACCTCCGGATTCAGCGGCTCGCCGGCGCCGAGGGCCTCGCGGGGCACGCGGGACATGCCCGTCATGTCGGCCTGGATGAGCATGCGCCACACCGTCGGCGGCGCGCAGAACGTGTCCACGCCGCAACGCTCGAGCTGGCCCATCAACGCGCCGGCCTCGAAGCGGTCCGTGTTGTAGATGAAGATGCACGCCTCCGCCGACCACGGCGCGAACACCTGCGACCACGAATGCTTCGCCCACCCCGGCTGCGAGATCGACATGTGCACGTCGCCGGGCTGCACGCCGAGCCAGTACATGGTGGTCAGCGTGCCCACCGGGTAGCTGGCGTGGGTGTGCGCGACCAACTTCGGCTTCGACGTCGTGCCGGAAGTGAAGTACAGCAGCAGCAGATCATCGGGGCGGGTCGGACCGTCGGCTTCGAATTCGTCGGAGGCGATGTAGGCCTCGTGGAAGTTGAGCACCGGGATGGCGGGCATGCGGCCGTCGCCGGTCATCGGCTCCTCGTCCTCGTCGGCGGCCAGCAGGATGACGTCGCTGTCCGCGGGAACGTCGGCGAAGCGGTCCAGGTAGCGGCGGGAGGTGACGGCCATCTTGACCCGCGCGCGCTCCAGACGCTCCGGGGTTTCGGCGGCGGGCAGCTGGATCGACGCGGGGCTGACGACGGCGCCGAGCTTCATCGCGGCGAGCAGCGTCTCCCACAGCTCGACCTGGTTGTCCAGCATGAGCATGATGCGGTCGCCGCGACCGATGCCGAGGCTGCGCAGGTGGTTGGCCACGCGGTTGGAGCGGCGGCGCATGAGGTCGAAGGAGTAGATCGCCTCGGAGCCGTCGGGCTCGACGATCCACAGCGCCGGCTCGGGGTTCTGGTAGGCGATGACGTCGAACCAGTTGAGCGCCCAGTTGAAGTCCTGCAGTTCAGGCCATTCGAAGGCTTCGCGGGCGCCGTCGTAGTCGGTGCGGGTGGCCAGCAGGGTGTCGCGGGCGGCGCGGAAGGCCTCGCTGTCGCGGGTGTGGCCCGGGGTGCTCAGGCGGTCGTCCTTTTGCTGCGGCGCCTGCACCCGCTTGGGGTGGCGGGGCTGATGCGGGGCTCCGAAGTGGGCGGTGCGATCGAGGCCGGGGGCGGGGGATGCGGAAGCGTTCATGTCGGGTCCTTGAGCGTGAGGCGGTGGGGCCGGACGCCTTGCCGGACGGTGACCCGCCAACGTGGCGCGGATCACAGGCAGTGCGTGGCGAACAGTATTAGGTGAATCCCCATTAACCGGCAAGGTTTCGTTCACTGAACTGTTTTCGGGGGTGGACCATCAATTACCGACGAGTGAAAAGTGTCCCAGGTCACACGTTTTTTGCTTTACGACGCCCGCCTCTCGACGGGGGTGCCCCACCGTGGCAGACCGAAACGAATGCAGACCGGGACGATCACCGTCCCGGCCTGCATGCTTTGGGGCCGGAGACGGGACTTGAACCCGCAACCATCCGCTTACAAGGCGGGCGCGCTGCCAATTGCGCCACTCCGGCATGAAACGGCATTCTACCCGGTCGCACCATCGCCCCGGGGACGCACCCGCATCCGCACTTCGCCCACGTCAGCGGGCCGCGGTCACCGCCCCGACCGGGCGGGTGTCTACGGGCGAATGCGCATGTAGACTCCCCGCGACGCGGAACCACCCGCCACTAAGACGCGACGAGACACGGGGATCCCCACCACGGGACCCCCGGGGACGGAGGAACATGGCCGAGGACCAGCAGGCGACCACCGCCGCGGCGATCCCCGGATTCGCCGGAGCGTTCCGCACCAAGGTGCGCAACGCCCTGTTCGGACCCCAGTCGACGGTCGACCTCGTCCAGTCGACCCGCACTCCCCTGCCCCTCGCCCCGATCGACTACACCGACCCCGACCAGGTCACGTCGGTGCTCGACCTCGCCGCCCAACTCGGCGGGCTGCTGCTGTCCTGCGGCTCCGGCAACTCCGACACCGTCCTGCAGATCAAAGCCGTGACCTCGGCCTACGGCCTCACCCGAGTGCAGGTCGACATCACCCTGACGTCCGTGACGGTCTACCACCTCATCGGCGCCCGCCGAACGCCGGTGACCGCCATGCGCGTCGTCGACGCCCCCTCCGTGGACTTCCACCGACTGCGCAACGTCGACAAGCTGCTCCGCGCCATCCGCGGCGGCCAGGTCTCCCTCGACGACGCCATCGAACGCGCCGACGCAATCGAAAACGCCCCTCCCCTGTACCGGCTGCGCATCATCTACCTCGGCTGGGCCGCCATGGCCGCCGCAGTGTCGATCCTGCTCGGCGGCAGCGCCCTCGTCGGGGCGATCGCGGCGGTGGTCACGGCGATCATCGTCGCCACCATCGGCGAACTCAACGTCCGGGCGTTGCCACCGTTCTTCCAGAACGCCACCGGCGGATTCATCGCCACCTTCATGGCCGCCCTCGCCTACGCGGGGGCGACGTGGGCGGGCATCGAGATGCAACCATCGCGCGTCGTCGCCTCCGGCATCATCGTCATGCTCGCCGGCCTCACGCTCGTCCAATCCCTCCAGGACGGCATCACCGGCGCCCCCGTCACCGGCTCCGCGAGATTCTTCGACACGATGCTGCTCACCGGAGGCATCATCGCCGGCATCGCCATCGGCTTCGAAGTCACCGCCTTCATCGGCATCCCCCTACCGCCCATCGGCGCCGCCGCCGACCCCAACTTCACCCAGTCCACCGTCCGCGTGCTGGCCGGAACCGCAGCCAGCGTCGCCTTCGCCCTGGCCTCCAACGCAGGCGGAAAGGCGCTCGCAGTCTCCGGCGCGACCGCCCTGATGGGCTCGATGCTCTACTACTGGATGCTCCTGCCCGTCGGCGTCCACCCCGTCGCCGCAGCCGGCGCCGCCGCCACCGCAGTCGGCCTCGCCGGCGGCCTGCTCTCCCGCCGCTCCTCCATTCCCCCGCTGGTCACCGCCATCGCCGGCGTTACCCCCTTCCTGCCCGGCATGGCCATCTACCGCGGCCTCCACGCCCTGCTCAACGGCCAACCCCTCAACGGCTTCACCGCACTCGCCGCCGCCCTGGCCACCGCCACGGCACTGGCCGCCGGCATCGCCCTCGGCGAATGGCTGGCCCGCCAGATGCGCCGCCCGCCGAGCCTGATCCGCCACGGCGACGTCAAACGCCCGAAGGTCCAGCGCCGTCGCCGCCGCCAAGCCGCCGGCACCGACTCCGCCGACGGCACCGCCAACCCCACCGACCCCCGCACGCGCCTCAGCCGCAGCGCCCGCGCCAAATTCGGCCGCCGCTACGGACGCGCCCCCGGCGACGACGGCGTCGAGTGGTAACACGCCGAACGCGAACCCGACGGACGTCGCAAAGCAACGAAGCCACGCGAGCCGCAGGCGAGAAACCGCCCGGCTCACCCCGGAAAGCCCACCTTGGTACACTGGAAGGCCTGTAATGGGGCCACCGGCGAGGCGGAC
Encoded proteins:
- the thrE gene encoding threonine/serine exporter ThrE, which gives rise to MAEDQQATTAAAIPGFAGAFRTKVRNALFGPQSTVDLVQSTRTPLPLAPIDYTDPDQVTSVLDLAAQLGGLLLSCGSGNSDTVLQIKAVTSAYGLTRVQVDITLTSVTVYHLIGARRTPVTAMRVVDAPSVDFHRLRNVDKLLRAIRGGQVSLDDAIERADAIENAPPLYRLRIIYLGWAAMAAAVSILLGGSALVGAIAAVVTAIIVATIGELNVRALPPFFQNATGGFIATFMAALAYAGATWAGIEMQPSRVVASGIIVMLAGLTLVQSLQDGITGAPVTGSARFFDTMLLTGGIIAGIAIGFEVTAFIGIPLPPIGAAADPNFTQSTVRVLAGTAASVAFALASNAGGKALAVSGATALMGSMLYYWMLLPVGVHPVAAAGAAATAVGLAGGLLSRRSSIPPLVTAIAGVTPFLPGMAIYRGLHALLNGQPLNGFTALAAALATATALAAGIALGEWLARQMRRPPSLIRHGDVKRPKVQRRRRRQAAGTDSADGTANPTDPRTRLSRSARAKFGRRYGRAPGDDGVEW
- a CDS encoding AMP-binding protein, with translation MNASASPAPGLDRTAHFGAPHQPRHPKRVQAPQQKDDRLSTPGHTRDSEAFRAARDTLLATRTDYDGAREAFEWPELQDFNWALNWFDVIAYQNPEPALWIVEPDGSEAIYSFDLMRRRSNRVANHLRSLGIGRGDRIMLMLDNQVELWETLLAAMKLGAVVSPASIQLPAAETPERLERARVKMAVTSRRYLDRFADVPADSDVILLAADEDEEPMTGDGRMPAIPVLNFHEAYIASDEFEADGPTRPDDLLLLYFTSGTTSKPKLVAHTHASYPVGTLTTMYWLGVQPGDVHMSISQPGWAKHSWSQVFAPWSAEACIFIYNTDRFEAGALMGQLERCGVDTFCAPPTVWRMLIQADMTGMSRVPREALGAGEPLNPEVIARVERDWGVTIRDGYGQTETTALVCNSPGQAVRPGSMGRPCPGVDIVLVDPETGELVDDGEICVVMDGHPLFLTPGYHEDADKTGAVMFGGHYHTGDRGIRDEDGYITFEGRIDDVFKASDYRISPFELESVLLEHPAVAEAAVIPSPDPLRLAVPKGVVRLAAGAEENLETAKSIMAHTAERLAGFKRVRRLEFSDDLPKTASGKIRRVELRNSELARPEAETDPEAPVELRREREYWEKD